One window of the Spea bombifrons isolate aSpeBom1 chromosome 8, aSpeBom1.2.pri, whole genome shotgun sequence genome contains the following:
- the NUMBL gene encoding numb-like protein produces MNKLRQSFRRKKQTYVPEASRPHQWGADEEAVRRGKCSFPVRYLGHVEVEESRGMHVCEDAVKKLKLLGKKSVKAILWVSADGLRVVDDKTKDLIVDQTIEKVSFCAPDRNFDKAFSYICRDGTTRRWICHCFMALKDSGERLSHAVGCAFAACLERKQKREKECGVTASFDASRTSFAREGSFRVTSASQQAEREEVMKHLQDKKKAESAQNTPSNAPAVGAGAGPSAAVPAQPETQSPPQCAAVPGEKGEAGGQHAIPRRHAPLEQLVRQGSFRGFPALSQKNSPFKRQLSLRLNELPSTLQRKTNFQDKNQVPELETSVLQEADGITDLCNQINNSFTNKAAEDPFINSNGTRTPTTVPSLPPPPQVTQGAPGWAEPAVTTSAPSNFQMGHRRTPSEAERWLEEVAKAAKAQQQQQQQQQQPAPPSQPMVPMSVPVAAPMQAYPVPYEAAPPQVGMFIAPHMQPAYVPIGGYAPAMANSMPYPTPSVPVVGITPSQMVANVFCSATQVPSSNMASKANPFPPGSCHPTTASVQNPTSFQPTQLGPKAHAATNGTTWPPDPSQLRLASTAQEVDQFEAQWAALESKSQQRLANPFSNELQKTFQIEL; encoded by the exons ATGAACAAGCTGCGCCAGAGCTTCCGACGGAAAAAGCAAACCTACGTCCCCGAAGCCAGCCGGCCCCATCAGTGGGGGGCCGACGAGGAGGCCGTCCGGAGGGGCAAATGCAGCTTCCCAGTGCGG TACCTGGGCCATGTAGAGGTGGAGGAATCGCGAGGCATGCACGTCTGCGAGGACGCCGTGAAGAAGCTGAAGCTG CTCGGTAAGAAGTCAGTGAAGGCCATTCTTTGGGTGTCGGCAGACGGTCTGCGTGTGGTGGATGATAAAACCAAG GACCTGATTGTGGATCAGACCATCGAGAAGGTGTCGTTCTGCGCCCCCGACCGTAACTTCGACAAGGCCTTCTCCTACATCTGCCGGGACGGCACCACCCGCCGCTGGATCTGTCACTGCTTCATGGCGCTGAAGGATTCG GGGGAGCGTCTGAGCCACGCCGTGGGCTGCGCCTTCGCCGCCTGTCTAGAGCGCAAGCAGAAACGCGAGAAGGAGTGCGGCGTGACCGCCTCGTTCGATGCCAGCCGCACCAGCTTCGCGCGAGAGGGCTCGTTCCGCGTGACGTCCGCTTCCCAGCAAGCCGAGCGCGAGGAGGTCATGAAACATCTTCAGGACAAAAAGAAAG cGGAATCTGCGCAGAATACGCCTTCAAACGCACcggcggtgggagcgggagcgGGACCCAGCGCGGCGGTACCAGCGCAGCCCGAGACCCAGTCGCCCCCGCAGTGCGCGGCGGTCCCCGGCGAGAAAGGAGAGGCCGGGGGGCAACACGCCATCCCCCGTCGCCACGCGCCCCTGGAGCAGCTGGTGAGGCAGGGCTCGTTCCGCGGCTTCCCCGCGCTCAGCCAGAAAAACTCTCCCTTTAAACGCCAGCTCTCCCTCCGCCTCAACGAGCTGCCCTCCACCCTGCAGCGAAAAACCAACTTCCAGGACAAGAACCAAG TTCCGGAATTAGAGACGTCGGTTCTCCAAGAAGCTGACGGGATCACCGATCTCTGCAACCAGATAAACAACTCCTTCACCAACAAAGCCGCCGAAGACCCCTTTATCAATTCCAACGGAACGAGGACCCCCACTACGGTCCCCAGTCTCCCTCCCCCACCGCAGGTCACGCAAG GTGCCCCCGGCTGGGCAGAACCGGCAGTGACCACATCCGCCCCGTCGAACTTCCAGATGGGACATCGGCGGACGCCATCGGAGGCCGAGCGTTGGCTGGAAGAGGTGGCGAAGGCGGCGAAAGCccaacaacagcaacagcagcagcaacaacaacCAGCGCCTCCCTCCCAGCCTATGGTCCCCATGTCCGTGCCGGTAGCGGCCCCCATGCAGGCATATCCGGTACCGTATGAGGCGGCTCCTCCGCAGGTTGGCATGTTTATCGCACCTCACATGCAGCCTGCCTACGTACCCATAGGTGGGTATGCGCCAGCCATGGCCAACAGCATGCCTTACCCTACTCCTAGTGTTCCTGTAGTGGGCATCACCCCTTCGCAGATGGTGGCCAATGTCTTCTGCTCGGCCACCCAAGTACCATCTTCCAACATGGCCAGCAAAGCCAACCCGTTTCCTCCGGGCAGCTGCCATCCCACCACCGCCAGTGTCCAGAACCCTACCTCGTTCCAACCCACTCAGTTGGGACCAAAGGCGCATGCCGCCACCAACGGTACTACGTGGCCCCCGGACCCCAGCCAGCTAAGACTGGCGTCCACCGCACAGGAGGTAGACCAGTTTGAAGCTCAGTGGGCCGCCCTGGAGTCCAAGTCCCAACAACGGTTGGCCAACCCGTTCTCCAACGAACTGCAGAAGACCTTCCAGATAGAATTGTAG